A portion of the Micromonospora vinacea genome contains these proteins:
- a CDS encoding PEP/pyruvate-binding domain-containing protein, with translation MHVIALSEVTADMTALVGGKAAGLGELIRHGERVPDGFCVTTEAHRLGVVPTAEVVAAYQRLGAGPVAVRSSATAEDLPDASFAGQQDSVLNVSGTAELIAAIEKCWASLHGDRATAYRDARGIDHQTVRMAVVVQRMVTPAVAGVLFTANPLTGRRDEMAVDAAAGLGTTVVDGATAVDHYVLDDVTRDEAGCLTATQLARLRAVGERLQAHFGCPQDVEWAIDADDVLWLLQSRPITSLFPAPPPSGKPLPRVYLEFGHVQGMRQPVTPMGMSTLRAQIAAMLAALGVRVDIVDIGGRLYGDLTDLARDRSSRKRLVKLLAVDFGPRAQAVMLHVLADPRFAPTGGGARRSGAPGGASLRTAGRAVVGILRALARPEAARTRMFEAIEQLRVRSAAPADLRTTADRLRFVQAQDADPDDSADAIMWPIVAGMLATALPTALLKGIAGPDEIHAVLGGMPHNVTIEMDLALWRLAQGAGDHRQLLLDTPPAELAARYRRGTLPDIGMAAFLDVYGHRGVAEVDLGVPRWAEDPTPVFAAVANYLRVTDPRQGPDQRFQRATSAAETALRELTTRARRRRPVRGRLVGFLLRRARSLAGLREAGKFAGLYPLRETRRQLLLIGADLHDSGLLDQPDDIMFLTLDEAHTAVHQGVDLRGTVTARRAVHRRELRRRTVPVALLSDGTDVETVLPVVPAGDGTLAGVGASAGRVTGPARVVHDPGSAHVEPGDILVAATTDPGWTPLFLTAAALVTETGAIMAHGPTVAREYGIPAVICVPDATRTITTGQLVTVDGGAGTVTLHGPSAPEREGRP, from the coding sequence ATGCACGTGATCGCATTGTCCGAGGTGACCGCCGACATGACCGCCCTGGTCGGCGGCAAGGCGGCCGGGCTGGGCGAGCTGATCCGGCACGGCGAACGGGTCCCCGACGGTTTCTGCGTCACCACCGAGGCGCACCGACTCGGCGTCGTCCCCACGGCCGAGGTCGTCGCCGCGTACCAGCGGCTCGGCGCAGGCCCGGTGGCGGTGCGCTCCAGCGCCACCGCCGAGGACCTGCCGGACGCGAGCTTCGCCGGTCAGCAGGACAGCGTCCTCAACGTCAGCGGTACCGCCGAACTGATCGCCGCCATCGAGAAGTGCTGGGCTTCGCTGCACGGCGACCGCGCGACCGCCTACCGCGACGCCCGCGGCATCGATCACCAGACGGTGCGAATGGCCGTCGTCGTGCAGCGCATGGTCACCCCCGCGGTGGCGGGGGTGCTGTTCACCGCGAACCCGCTGACCGGGCGCCGCGACGAGATGGCCGTCGACGCCGCCGCCGGCCTCGGCACGACAGTGGTGGACGGCGCCACGGCCGTCGACCACTACGTCCTCGACGACGTCACTCGCGACGAGGCCGGCTGCCTGACAGCCACCCAACTGGCCCGCCTCCGCGCCGTCGGGGAACGGTTGCAGGCCCACTTCGGCTGCCCACAGGACGTCGAGTGGGCGATCGACGCGGACGACGTGCTGTGGCTCCTCCAGTCCCGGCCGATCACCAGCCTGTTCCCCGCCCCACCGCCGAGCGGAAAGCCCCTCCCCCGCGTCTACCTGGAGTTCGGGCACGTCCAGGGCATGCGGCAACCGGTCACCCCGATGGGCATGTCGACCCTGCGGGCGCAGATCGCCGCGATGCTCGCCGCCCTCGGGGTGCGGGTCGACATCGTCGACATCGGCGGCCGCCTCTACGGCGACCTGACCGACCTCGCCCGCGACCGGTCGTCCCGCAAGCGACTGGTGAAGCTCCTGGCTGTCGACTTCGGGCCGCGCGCCCAGGCGGTGATGCTGCACGTGCTCGCGGATCCCCGGTTCGCGCCGACCGGCGGCGGCGCGCGGCGCAGTGGGGCACCGGGGGGCGCGTCGCTGCGGACGGCAGGCCGCGCGGTGGTGGGGATCCTGCGGGCGCTGGCCCGTCCCGAGGCCGCGCGGACCCGGATGTTCGAGGCGATCGAGCAGCTGAGAGTACGCTCAGCCGCCCCCGCCGACCTGCGTACCACGGCGGACCGGCTGCGCTTCGTGCAGGCGCAGGACGCCGACCCCGACGACAGCGCCGACGCGATCATGTGGCCGATCGTCGCCGGAATGCTGGCCACCGCGCTGCCGACCGCCCTGCTCAAGGGCATCGCCGGGCCGGACGAGATCCACGCCGTGCTGGGCGGCATGCCGCACAACGTCACCATCGAGATGGACCTGGCCCTGTGGCGGCTCGCCCAGGGCGCGGGTGACCACCGCCAGCTTCTCCTCGACACCCCGCCGGCCGAGTTGGCCGCGCGCTACCGTCGCGGGACGCTGCCCGACATCGGCATGGCGGCCTTCCTGGACGTCTACGGTCACCGGGGCGTCGCCGAAGTCGACCTCGGGGTGCCGCGCTGGGCGGAGGACCCCACACCGGTCTTCGCCGCGGTCGCCAACTACCTGCGGGTCACCGATCCGCGGCAGGGCCCCGACCAACGCTTCCAGCGGGCCACTTCGGCGGCGGAGACGGCACTGCGGGAGCTGACCACGCGAGCCCGCCGTCGACGGCCGGTGCGGGGCAGGCTGGTCGGTTTCCTGTTGCGCCGGGCCCGATCGTTGGCCGGCCTGCGCGAGGCCGGCAAGTTCGCCGGGCTGTACCCGCTGCGGGAGACGCGCCGCCAACTGCTGCTCATCGGAGCCGACCTGCACGACTCCGGCCTGCTCGACCAGCCCGACGACATCATGTTCCTGACCCTCGACGAGGCGCACACCGCCGTACACCAGGGTGTTGATCTGCGCGGGACCGTGACCGCCCGACGGGCGGTGCACCGCCGGGAGTTGCGGCGTCGGACGGTGCCGGTGGCGCTGCTCTCCGACGGCACGGATGTCGAGACCGTCCTGCCGGTCGTGCCAGCCGGCGACGGGACGCTCGCCGGAGTGGGCGCGTCGGCGGGCCGGGTGACCGGCCCCGCCCGGGTCGTCCACGACCCGGGCAGCGCCCACGTCGAGCCCGGCGACATTCTGGTGGCCGCGACCACCGACCCCGGCTGGACCCCGCTGTTCCTCACCGCGGCGGCGCTGGTCACCGAGACCGGCGCGATCATGGCGCACGGCCCGACCGTGGCCCGCGAGTACGGCATTCCCGCAGTCATCTGCGTGCCGGACGCCACCCGGACCATCACCACCGGGCAGTTGGTCACCGTGGACGGCGGCGCCGGAACCGTCACGCTGCACGGACCGTCGGCCCCCGAACGAGAAGGACGACCATGA
- a CDS encoding M23 family metallopeptidase has protein sequence MLGPVTTGRPPRARSHRRPRSRAIRVLLALVALAAVLGIAVVAVPMLRPAGPRPLFQMPVTCGETWQLSTYPGHDDYDVDFFPVEGETWGRPVLASYAGTVTVAGINGSLGGRTPEDPDGPRGRGGGYWVKIDHGGKWETQYLHMLEPPLVTVGQKVAQGDQIGRLGSTGNSGAPHLHYEQRRGWEKVETHFDGVPSGITTDEREQILRRVSNNCPTVS, from the coding sequence ATGCTCGGGCCGGTGACGACCGGCCGCCCGCCCAGAGCCCGTTCCCACCGCCGCCCTCGAAGCCGAGCCATCCGCGTCCTCCTCGCGCTCGTCGCGCTGGCGGCCGTCCTGGGCATCGCGGTGGTCGCGGTGCCGATGCTGCGACCGGCCGGGCCCCGCCCGCTCTTCCAGATGCCGGTGACCTGCGGCGAGACGTGGCAGCTCAGCACCTACCCCGGTCACGACGACTACGACGTCGACTTCTTCCCGGTCGAGGGCGAGACGTGGGGACGTCCGGTGCTCGCGTCGTACGCCGGGACGGTCACCGTGGCGGGCATCAACGGTTCGTTGGGCGGCCGGACCCCGGAGGACCCGGACGGCCCACGCGGGCGCGGCGGCGGTTACTGGGTGAAGATCGACCATGGCGGCAAGTGGGAGACGCAGTACCTGCACATGCTTGAACCGCCACTGGTCACCGTCGGTCAGAAGGTCGCCCAGGGTGACCAGATCGGGCGGCTCGGCAGCACCGGCAACTCCGGCGCACCGCACCTGCACTACGAGCAGCGCCGCGGCTGGGAGAAGGTCGAGACCCACTTCGACGGCGTCCCGTCGGGCATCACCACCGACGAGCGCGAACAGATCCTCCGGCGGGTGAGCAACAACTGCCCGACCGTCTCCTGA
- a CDS encoding DUF2188 domain-containing protein: MVKGDVDTYHEDGQWKNKPEGQERASSTHDVKADAQAQGREMAADRGVEHVIKKQDGTIGEKNTYPRSRDPRDIEG; the protein is encoded by the coding sequence ATGGTCAAGGGTGACGTCGACACGTACCACGAGGACGGGCAGTGGAAGAACAAGCCGGAGGGCCAGGAGCGGGCCAGCAGCACGCATGACGTGAAGGCCGACGCGCAGGCCCAGGGCCGCGAGATGGCGGCCGACCGCGGCGTCGAACACGTGATCAAGAAGCAGGACGGCACGATCGGGGAGAAGAACACCTACCCCCGCAGCCGTGACCCCCGGGACATCGAGGGCTGA
- a CDS encoding fibronectin type III domain-containing protein — MPFRGWRRSSTSAALAVAVTVAALVVAPLPASAAGSVLFDQPFHNNTANGIGAVSLPGVPGAGATNAACLSAAGNSTTGPLLSCTTSTDPQGAGKLRLTPAVANRQGGVFGAVSVPTSQGLHLTFNTYQYGGISPGADGLAFALAAVDPANPRSPSVIGQSGGSLGYSAAFNGGSVGLSNGYLGIGLDVFGNFSNSLYQGTGCTNPPYISTTNTRVPGQVVVRGPGRNGVGYCAINSTATSTSSPALPLRATTRAASVVPVEVVINTTSSPFSTDTGITTPAGQYRVRFTPVGGAARTLAGALPVVSPSLYPSPTWLNANGYPRQLAFGWVGSTGSVTDFHEIDNARAVSFNPVPDLNVSQTSAVGANPQPGDPVTYSITAGVDAGATETSPISVTQTVPTGVVPRGAFGSGWVCAAPSGQTITCTNSNGPFAGGTSLPPITVVATVTGTAVTPALIQTATVATSSSIDANPGYTSFTTPVAPATAPSGVTVTPAESSTSGGIAVTVGGSNLTGATAITIGTAAEQQAGTSVVLLPCSSGPAAGCFTVNPNGTLGISAMPARSSPATVTVSVVTRGSAGSANYVYASAPGTPATPTATAGVTSATVTWTAPANNGSPITGYLITPIRDGVTQPTVTFDASTTSRTLTGLTAGSSYAFRVAAVNAYGTGAASPPSAAVVPYTVPGAPTNASATAGTNAATVSWTAPANGGSPITGYTVTPYLGATAQTPQVFSGTATTQIVTGLTAGATYTFRVAATNAGGTGPQSAPSASVTVNASPTLTFPPPPPGKAYDPYQYQLTVTGGTGPFTWSVSAGSLPAGLTLDPVTGLLSGTPTVSGTFPFTVRVTDSFDQSATRPVDLVITPLGGLSISVPAISALGTVTSGTTGVSGQLGPVTVTDDRGPFSGNWVSIVTSTNFTTGSGSGGETIPNSNITYASGPALGSTGVGSFVPQPGAVLSTPRTAAGWSGQTGGPNSATWNPTLLVTIPSGVVVGDYVAVVTHSAI, encoded by the coding sequence ATGCCGTTTCGGGGCTGGCGTCGGTCGAGCACCAGCGCAGCGCTGGCCGTAGCCGTGACCGTGGCAGCTCTCGTGGTCGCGCCACTCCCGGCGTCGGCGGCCGGCTCCGTCCTGTTCGACCAGCCCTTTCACAACAACACCGCGAACGGCATCGGCGCGGTGTCGCTGCCAGGCGTGCCCGGTGCCGGGGCTACCAACGCCGCCTGCCTGAGCGCGGCTGGCAACTCCACCACCGGCCCGCTGCTGAGTTGCACCACCTCCACCGATCCGCAGGGTGCGGGCAAGCTGCGCCTCACCCCGGCCGTCGCGAACCGGCAGGGCGGCGTGTTCGGTGCGGTGAGCGTGCCCACCTCGCAGGGCCTGCATCTGACCTTCAACACCTACCAGTACGGCGGCATCAGCCCCGGAGCGGACGGCCTGGCGTTCGCGCTGGCCGCCGTCGACCCCGCCAACCCGCGGTCCCCGTCGGTGATCGGCCAGTCGGGCGGATCGCTGGGCTACTCGGCGGCGTTCAACGGCGGCTCGGTGGGACTGTCCAATGGTTACCTGGGCATCGGCCTGGACGTCTTCGGCAACTTCAGCAACAGCCTCTACCAGGGCACCGGTTGCACGAATCCGCCCTACATCTCGACCACCAACACGCGGGTCCCCGGCCAGGTGGTGGTCCGTGGGCCGGGCCGCAACGGGGTCGGCTACTGCGCGATCAACAGCACCGCCACCAGTACGTCGTCGCCCGCGCTGCCGTTGCGGGCCACCACCCGTGCCGCGTCCGTGGTGCCGGTGGAAGTCGTCATCAACACCACCTCGTCCCCATTCAGCACCGACACCGGCATCACCACCCCGGCAGGTCAGTACCGGGTCAGGTTCACCCCGGTCGGCGGGGCGGCACGCACGTTGGCGGGCGCGCTCCCGGTGGTGTCGCCGAGCCTGTACCCGTCACCGACCTGGTTGAACGCCAACGGCTACCCACGGCAACTCGCGTTCGGCTGGGTGGGCTCGACCGGCTCGGTCACCGACTTCCACGAGATCGACAACGCCCGCGCGGTCAGCTTCAACCCGGTGCCGGACCTGAACGTGTCGCAGACCAGCGCGGTCGGGGCCAACCCGCAACCCGGTGACCCGGTCACCTACTCGATCACCGCCGGGGTCGATGCCGGCGCCACCGAGACGTCACCGATCTCGGTCACCCAGACCGTGCCCACCGGTGTCGTGCCCCGCGGCGCGTTCGGCTCCGGCTGGGTCTGCGCCGCACCATCCGGACAGACCATCACCTGCACCAACAGCAACGGCCCGTTCGCCGGAGGAACGTCCCTGCCGCCCATCACGGTCGTGGCGACCGTCACCGGCACCGCTGTGACGCCGGCGCTGATCCAGACCGCGACGGTGGCGACCTCGTCGTCGATCGACGCGAACCCGGGTTACACCAGCTTCACCACGCCCGTCGCGCCGGCCACCGCACCGAGCGGCGTCACCGTCACGCCGGCGGAGAGCTCGACCTCCGGGGGCATCGCGGTCACCGTCGGCGGCAGCAATCTCACCGGCGCGACCGCGATCACCATCGGTACGGCCGCCGAGCAGCAGGCCGGCACCTCGGTGGTGCTGTTGCCGTGCAGCTCCGGCCCGGCGGCCGGCTGCTTCACAGTGAACCCGAACGGCACGCTCGGCATCTCGGCCATGCCCGCCCGGTCCAGCCCGGCGACGGTCACGGTCAGCGTCGTCACCCGAGGCTCCGCGGGATCGGCGAACTACGTCTACGCGTCCGCGCCGGGCACCCCGGCCACACCGACCGCGACCGCGGGCGTCACCAGCGCCACCGTGACCTGGACCGCGCCGGCGAACAACGGCAGCCCGATCACCGGCTACCTGATCACCCCGATCCGGGACGGCGTCACCCAACCGACAGTCACCTTCGACGCCTCCACCACCAGCCGCACCCTGACCGGGCTGACCGCGGGCTCGTCGTACGCCTTCCGGGTGGCGGCGGTGAACGCCTACGGCACCGGCGCGGCCAGCCCACCCTCGGCGGCGGTGGTCCCGTACACAGTGCCGGGGGCGCCGACGAACGCCTCAGCCACCGCGGGGACCAACGCCGCCACGGTGAGCTGGACGGCCCCGGCCAACGGGGGGTCGCCGATCACCGGTTACACAGTGACGCCCTACCTCGGTGCCACGGCGCAGACCCCTCAGGTCTTCAGCGGGACCGCCACGACCCAGATCGTCACCGGGCTGACGGCCGGCGCGACGTACACCTTCCGGGTGGCCGCGACGAACGCCGGCGGGACCGGCCCACAGTCGGCCCCCTCCGCGTCGGTGACGGTCAACGCGTCGCCGACGCTGACCTTCCCACCGCCCCCGCCCGGCAAGGCGTACGACCCGTACCAGTACCAGCTGACGGTGACCGGCGGCACGGGCCCGTTCACCTGGTCGGTCAGCGCCGGGAGCCTGCCCGCCGGGCTGACCCTCGACCCGGTGACCGGACTGCTCTCCGGCACGCCCACAGTGTCCGGGACGTTCCCGTTCACCGTCCGGGTGACCGACTCGTTCGACCAGTCCGCGACCCGACCGGTCGACCTGGTCATCACCCCGCTCGGTGGGCTCTCCATCAGCGTTCCGGCGATCTCGGCGCTCGGCACCGTCACCTCGGGCACGACCGGCGTCTCGGGCCAACTCGGACCGGTGACCGTCACCGACGACCGCGGGCCGTTCTCCGGTAACTGGGTCAGCATCGTCACCAGCACCAACTTCACCACGGGCTCCGGCTCGGGTGGCGAGACCATCCCCAACAGCAACATCACGTACGCCTCCGGGCCCGCCCTGGGCAGCACCGGGGTCGGATCCTTCGTCCCGCAGCCCGGAGCGGTGCTGAGCACCCCGCGTACGGCCGCCGGGTGGTCCGGCCAGACGGGAGGCCCGAACTCCGCCACCTGGAACCCGACCCTGTTGGTGACCATTCCGTCCGGGGTGGTGGTCGGCGACTACGTGGCGGTCGTGACGCACTCCGCCATCTAG
- a CDS encoding DUF4331 family protein, whose translation MSHHLDTPLAAQGGQLYIDDLYVFNGDRATVFVMDVNSSVTKADIKRGFHAEARYEIKIHINGAEVEDLAYRFAFGEPDGDARQALQLYELTGADARDDAAMGTPIAEGRTGEVTTGVNVRIWAGRITDPFYVDLDELATINGAVKNGSPVDRSAWRVDQAKNSFAGTTVESIVLEVSHDEPLLRDGTEIGVWCRTMLATDAGGWRQINRAGHPMMWPIFWPHDTDFSNPANFRHPSNDLSEGGEEIANAVAGVVKANGTAPDPQAYGWSVTRQLYPDLLSYKVGTAANFGFAVRNGRTLADNAPEVMFSLVLNTGTTAGLTSEVTKAARSAAFPYVIAA comes from the coding sequence ATGTCGCACCACCTCGATACCCCCCTGGCCGCGCAGGGCGGCCAGTTGTACATCGACGACCTGTACGTCTTCAACGGTGACCGCGCCACGGTCTTCGTCATGGACGTCAACAGCTCGGTGACCAAGGCCGACATCAAGCGCGGCTTCCACGCCGAGGCGCGCTACGAGATCAAGATTCACATCAATGGCGCCGAGGTGGAGGACCTGGCCTACCGGTTCGCCTTCGGCGAGCCGGACGGCGACGCCCGACAGGCCCTCCAGTTGTACGAACTCACCGGAGCGGACGCCCGCGACGACGCCGCGATGGGCACCCCCATCGCCGAGGGGCGCACCGGCGAGGTGACCACCGGCGTCAACGTCCGGATCTGGGCCGGTCGGATCACCGACCCCTTCTACGTCGACCTCGACGAACTCGCCACCATCAACGGCGCGGTCAAGAACGGTTCGCCTGTGGACCGCTCGGCGTGGCGGGTCGACCAGGCCAAGAACAGCTTCGCCGGCACCACGGTCGAGTCGATCGTCCTCGAGGTCTCCCATGACGAGCCGCTGCTGCGCGACGGCACCGAGATCGGCGTGTGGTGTCGCACCATGCTGGCCACCGACGCCGGCGGCTGGCGTCAGATCAACCGCGCCGGCCACCCGATGATGTGGCCGATCTTCTGGCCGCACGACACCGACTTCTCGAACCCCGCCAACTTCCGGCACCCCAGCAACGACCTCAGCGAAGGCGGCGAGGAGATCGCGAACGCGGTCGCCGGGGTGGTCAAGGCCAACGGCACCGCCCCGGACCCGCAGGCGTACGGCTGGAGTGTCACCCGGCAGCTCTACCCCGACCTGCTGTCGTACAAGGTCGGCACGGCAGCGAACTTCGGCTTCGCGGTCCGCAACGGGCGCACCCTGGCCGACAACGCGCCCGAGGTGATGTTCTCACTGGTCCTCAACACCGGCACCACGGCCGGCCTCACCTCGGAGGTCACGAAGGCCGCCCGTTCCGCCGCGTTCCCGTACGTGATCGCGGCCTGA
- a CDS encoding glycoside hydrolase family 16 protein — MFTARPSLRFRPLVLLAAALVATATALVVPAHPDRAEAAIGPISWQDEFNSPAGTPVDQNKWRFDIGGGGWGNNERQYYTNSTSNAVHDGQGNLVITARRDNPANYQCHYGRCEYTSARLLTAATFTQTYGRFEARIKIPRGQGIWPAFWMLGTGGGWPDAGEIDVMENIGREPNTVYGTVHGPGYSGGGGITGSRTLGAPLADTFHTYRVDWEPNVITWYVDGVQYHRVDPARLGGNRWVFDHPFFMILNVAVGGNWPGYPDGSTQFPQQMLVDYVRVSSYTSGGGGEPTPGTNRIRGTQSGRCIDIPGADPVEGAKLQIWDCNTTAAQSWTFASDGTVRAMGKCMDPAWAGTANGTEVNLVSCNGNTAQRFTLNASGDLVNLNANKCVDVREANPNNGGKLHLWDCLGAANQKWSRI; from the coding sequence GTGTTCACAGCCCGGCCCAGCCTCCGCTTCCGCCCCCTCGTACTCCTGGCGGCCGCCCTCGTCGCGACCGCGACGGCGCTCGTCGTCCCGGCGCACCCCGACCGGGCCGAGGCCGCCATCGGCCCCATCAGTTGGCAGGACGAGTTCAACTCCCCCGCCGGCACGCCCGTCGACCAGAACAAATGGCGGTTCGACATCGGCGGCGGCGGCTGGGGCAACAACGAGCGGCAGTACTACACGAACAGCACCAGCAACGCCGTCCACGACGGTCAGGGCAACCTGGTCATCACCGCCCGCCGGGACAACCCCGCGAACTACCAGTGCCACTACGGGCGCTGCGAGTACACGTCGGCGCGGTTGCTGACGGCGGCCACCTTCACACAGACGTACGGGCGATTCGAGGCCCGGATCAAGATCCCGCGTGGTCAGGGCATCTGGCCGGCCTTCTGGATGCTCGGCACCGGTGGCGGGTGGCCCGACGCCGGCGAGATCGACGTCATGGAGAACATCGGCCGGGAGCCCAACACCGTCTACGGCACCGTGCACGGGCCCGGCTACTCCGGCGGCGGCGGCATCACGGGCAGCCGCACCCTCGGTGCGCCGCTCGCCGACACCTTCCACACCTACCGGGTGGACTGGGAGCCGAACGTCATCACGTGGTACGTCGACGGGGTGCAGTACCACCGGGTCGATCCGGCCCGGCTCGGCGGCAACCGCTGGGTGTTCGACCACCCCTTCTTCATGATTCTCAACGTGGCGGTCGGCGGTAACTGGCCCGGCTACCCGGACGGCTCGACCCAGTTCCCGCAGCAGATGCTCGTCGACTACGTCCGGGTGTCCAGCTACACCTCGGGTGGCGGGGGCGAACCGACCCCCGGCACCAACCGGATCAGGGGCACGCAGAGCGGTCGCTGCATCGACATCCCCGGCGCCGACCCGGTCGAGGGCGCCAAACTCCAGATCTGGGACTGCAACACCACTGCGGCCCAGAGCTGGACCTTCGCCTCCGACGGGACCGTCCGCGCGATGGGCAAGTGCATGGACCCGGCCTGGGCCGGCACCGCCAACGGCACCGAGGTCAACCTGGTCAGTTGCAACGGCAACACCGCGCAACGCTTCACCCTCAACGCCTCCGGCGACCTGGTCAACCTCAACGCCAACAAGTGCGTGGACGTACGGGAGGCCAACCCCAACAACGGCGGCAAGCTGCACCTGTGGGACTGCCTCGGCGCCGCCAACCAGAAGTGGTCTCGCATCTGA
- a CDS encoding aminotransferase class V-fold PLP-dependent enzyme, translating into MRPDPTPHASPTALPGYAATGRIDELRATEYRHLDTDGQVYLDYAGAGVAAQAQVRAHHDRLLAGLYSNPHSENPTSVAAGSLVESARDAVLDFFRADPAEYAVVFTPNASGACRLVGEAYDFGRAAPLVLTWDNHNSVNGIREYARSARAAVRYVPLSGPELRVAESDLVAALDAGRGSLARRWGRPGGRGLFAYPAQSNFSGVQHPLGWVELAQQRGYDVLLDAAAFAPTNRLDLSIVRPDFVCLSWYKLFGYPTGVGALLARRTALARLRRPWFAGGTIRAVSVQGDWHRPMDDESAFEDGTLNFLSIPDVEFGLRWLDSIGVDLVHARVGLLTEWLLARLATLRHDTGGPLVQVYGPATDAGRGGTVTFNLRHPDGTLVDERLVAREAAAAGFSLRTGCFCNPGAGEGAFGISRTSTRQRLLAGVDTIDQYLAALRLPTGGAVRVSFGLASTATDAERFVAFAQSTYLNRNAGAESPLPPRLRC; encoded by the coding sequence GTGCGTCCTGACCCGACACCGCACGCCTCCCCCACTGCGCTGCCGGGGTACGCCGCCACCGGCCGGATCGACGAGCTGCGCGCCACCGAGTACCGACACCTGGACACCGACGGGCAGGTGTACCTCGACTACGCCGGGGCCGGGGTGGCTGCCCAGGCCCAGGTTCGCGCCCACCACGATCGGCTGCTCGCCGGCCTGTACAGCAACCCCCACTCGGAGAACCCCACGAGCGTGGCGGCGGGTTCACTGGTGGAGTCGGCGCGAGACGCGGTACTCGACTTCTTCCGCGCCGACCCGGCCGAGTACGCGGTGGTCTTCACCCCGAACGCCAGCGGCGCCTGCCGGCTGGTCGGCGAGGCGTACGACTTCGGTCGGGCCGCGCCGCTCGTGCTGACCTGGGACAACCACAACTCGGTCAACGGCATCCGCGAGTACGCCCGGTCGGCCCGCGCGGCCGTACGCTACGTGCCGCTGAGCGGGCCGGAGCTGCGGGTCGCCGAGTCGGACCTGGTGGCGGCGCTCGACGCCGGCCGGGGCAGTCTGGCCCGCCGGTGGGGTCGGCCCGGTGGTCGCGGGCTGTTCGCCTATCCGGCGCAGAGCAACTTCTCCGGGGTGCAGCACCCGCTCGGCTGGGTGGAGCTGGCCCAGCAGCGGGGTTACGACGTGCTGCTCGACGCTGCCGCCTTCGCGCCGACGAACCGGCTGGACCTCAGCATCGTCCGCCCGGATTTCGTCTGCCTGAGCTGGTACAAGCTCTTCGGCTATCCCACCGGCGTCGGCGCGCTGCTGGCCCGCCGTACGGCGCTGGCCCGGTTGCGCCGGCCGTGGTTCGCCGGCGGCACGATCCGCGCGGTCAGCGTGCAGGGCGACTGGCACCGGCCGATGGACGACGAGTCGGCGTTCGAGGACGGCACGCTCAACTTCCTGAGCATCCCGGACGTGGAGTTCGGGTTGCGCTGGCTCGACTCGATCGGCGTGGACCTGGTCCACGCCCGGGTCGGCCTGCTCACCGAGTGGCTGCTGGCGAGGCTGGCCACCCTGCGGCACGACACCGGCGGGCCACTGGTCCAGGTGTACGGGCCGGCGACGGATGCGGGGCGCGGTGGCACTGTGACGTTCAACCTCCGCCACCCGGACGGCACGCTTGTCGACGAACGGCTCGTCGCGCGGGAGGCGGCAGCGGCCGGCTTCTCCCTGCGTACCGGCTGTTTCTGCAATCCGGGTGCGGGCGAGGGCGCGTTCGGCATCAGCCGGACGTCGACCCGGCAGCGGCTGTTGGCCGGGGTCGACACGATCGACCAGTATCTCGCCGCGTTGCGGCTGCCGACGGGCGGCGCGGTCCGTGTCTCGTTCGGACTGGCCTCCACGGCGACCGACGCGGAACGCTTCGTCGCCTTCGCCCAGTCGACCTACCTCAACCGGAACGCCGGCGCCGAGTCGCCGCTGCCACCTCGGCTGCGCTGCTGA